The segment GATGATTTTTACTGAGCCATAGCCAGCTGTGACTTGCGATAGCTTCAAGGTCATCACTTTTCCTCCTTTAGCGGTAATTTCTGCTGACAAAAGGAATTTCCGTTACGTCGTCTTCTTGGTTGAATTTCATCGCGATCATGAAGAAGTAACCCGACAATAAATTGAAAAAGTCTAGCAAGCCTGAATCGACTTTTTTACCTTGATAAAGATGGCGATACAGCAAACGAACGATTACTTTACAATCGACACGTAAAATATGAGCTAATGCACCTCGTTCACTTCCTTGAGGTAAGAAGAATGGTCCACTTTGGTTTGTTCTTTCTGCATTCAATTCATCGACACGACTCTTTAACCAGTCGACTTCTTCTTGCGTGATCGTCATTTTTGTACGCACGCACGCATTTGCATGGTAAACCAATTCACCGATTTTTTCTAACTCCTTGTAAAAAGGAGAATCTTCACACTTTGCGCGTAGTAACCCGATTTCTGAAGATAAGCGATCGGTGTGTAATTCATAATCGCAACGTAAATCATCTGCATCGTCTGCTAAAAATGGATAAGCCTCATAAGGACTTCGATAAATATCTTTCATAATTGTAAAACACTCACTTTCGTTTGAAATAAACATAGGCAAAAAAGGGCGCACCAATCAATGCTGTGACAGCGCCTATTGGTATTTCTTGGGGAGATAATAGCGTTCGTGAAATCGTATCGCCGACGACCATCATGCTGCCACCTAACAGTGCTGCTCCTGGAATGACCCAACGATGACTGGCACCGAAGTAACGTCGGATGACATGGGGGGCAATCAAATCAACAAATCCGATCACGCCGACAAATGAAACCGCACTTCCTGCAAGTAAAGCCGCAAGAACCATCACCCATAGCTTGATCGTTCGAACATCTACACCAGAGATTAACGCCTCTTCTTCACCTAAAGATAACACATCTAAACTTCTAGCAGAGAACCAAAGAGCGATTGTTCCAAATAGTAAGATAGGTAAAAAGATATGGATTTTTGCCCACGTGCTTCCTGAAAAGCTACCCATTTGCCAGAAGACTAATTGCTGCAAATGATCTTTGAACAATGCCGTGACGATCG is part of the Enterococcus mundtii genome and harbors:
- a CDS encoding ATP:cob(I)alamin adenosyltransferase, with amino-acid sequence MKDIYRSPYEAYPFLADDADDLRCDYELHTDRLSSEIGLLRAKCEDSPFYKELEKIGELVYHANACVRTKMTITQEEVDWLKSRVDELNAERTNQSGPFFLPQGSERGALAHILRVDCKVIVRLLYRHLYQGKKVDSGLLDFFNLLSGYFFMIAMKFNQEDDVTEIPFVSRNYR